A window of the Dioscorea cayenensis subsp. rotundata cultivar TDr96_F1 chromosome 14, TDr96_F1_v2_PseudoChromosome.rev07_lg8_w22 25.fasta, whole genome shotgun sequence genome harbors these coding sequences:
- the LOC120276108 gene encoding putative receptor like protein 25: MGDYDRVVSITAKGLTLDYDALCSFMSIIDLAENDLYVCIPHEIGNLKLLHDLNLSGNHLREEITDKIGLMNQLESLDLSRNHGLFVPQTAIHGLFVHTQNRTKNEMQDKGKVEIGGMNRGVPPVMEILERNLVKSFLAMPSLVLSSRRASSLSAMRSSRDRRWEASIKKKLARDVIVSAGHGFTGNSDIEGGTEGEDH, translated from the exons ATGGGTGATTATGATAGAGTTGTGTCCATCACTGCAAAAGGATTGACTCTAGATTATGATGCTTTATGTTCTTTTATGTCAATCATTGATCTTGCAGAAAATGATCTATATGTTTGTATCCCTCATGAAATAGGAAATCTAAAACTACTACACGACTTAAATCTATCTGGAAATCATTTAAGAGAAGAGATCACAGATAAAATTGGTTTAATGAATCAGTTAGAGTCTCTTGACTTATCAAGAAACCATGGATTGTTTGTTCCTCAAACTGCAATTCA TGGTTTGTTTGTTCATACACAAAATCGAACAAAGAATGAGATGCAAGATAAGGGCAAAGTTGAAATCGGAGGCATGAATCGAGGTGTACCTCCAGTTATGGAGATTTTGGAGAGGAATTTGGTGAAGTCGTTCTTAGCAATGCCAAGCTTGGTGTTGTCTTCGCGAAGGGCTTCGAGCTTGTCGGCGATGAGAAGCTCAAGGGACCGACGATGGGAAGCCTCGATCAAGAAGAAGCTCGCGAGGGATGTCATCGTCAGCGCCGGCCATGGCTTCACTGGCAACAGTGACATTGAAGGAGGCACTGAGGGAGAGGATCACTAG